Within the Salmo salar chromosome ssa12, Ssal_v3.1, whole genome shotgun sequence genome, the region taactagctacttcacatgctgatattgactttggtattattgtgtgttgCTACGTTAACTAGCGagctacctagctaactagctagccagcccatagagagagcattgcattgtgggttttgtagtcgacttgagctgcaacagatttccacaacaaTTTGAAATGTTGTTACCAGCCTTATTATAACGaaaaaatgaaacatttgttcacaaaaaatattgttctcacatattagtgttatgtatggtttgagtggttttgggtggatttttcctttaaggTTAAAGTATATCAAAGTTTAATTGTGCCCAGGATACAGCATGTGTAAactttaaagtgaaatgcttacttgcgatCTCTCCTCAACAGTGCAGTACAAATATCAACATCAAAATAATCAAAAGTAAACTATGAAGTCAGATTGCAAAGTCTAAAATATGAACAAATTAGTAATAAGTATTGTGGGAAATATGCTCACTGGACAGTTATTAAATACActcatctagtaccgggtcaagCCCCTTTTGCCTCAAGAACAGCCTGAAAATCGTAATCGTTCGTTGCTCAATTGGTGTTGGGGAAAACAgtacaccatcatcaccatccaaatcctgactctgccatcagcatgacacaacaggaaccgggattagtcgaaccaggcaatgtttttccactcctcaattgtccagtgttggtgatcttGTGTTTAGCTGATGGGAGTGAAACCCGGTGTGGTTGtatgctgcaatagcccatcagtgataaggatcgacgagttgtgcgtagggctgttgcggtgaccctattaccggcagtcatgagtcacgACTGCAGTAAAATTCGACGCGACCTTTGAGTcatgcaggggcggaaatcccaggggggatGGGGGgaacacgacccccccatcctgggaaaaatatgatttgttccccccaatatatcactgtaaacataactatgtaatttaagtaatattaataatacgcaatgaaagcaattgtgctgattatagacacttaacagcgcgtttttaagtttcaaaagattgcgaccccccccccacccttttcctcacaatggtttgatccacagccagttccttagttggcaaggtaacagagggttcgtatctactgtctgaaaggcactcaatgcacgtaactgacgtgaggttaatccagtcaatcgtgccagggttcacacacactagctgaatttgcagagctagcgcgcaaatattaactattaagctagctagtacctattccatttatgtggcgtcgtcaaagatggaatctttgctgtcgtcaatttattccaagatcagcatgcatgtaagtttgtgcttcaaagtccctgtgataaggttagcgataaactgaacagaactacactctcttctaccattgtcttaaatatactgctcaaaaaaataaagggaacacttaaacaacacatcctagatctgaatgaaagaaataatcttattaaatacttttttctttacatagttgaatgtgctgacaacaaaatcacacaaaaataatcaatggaaatccaatttatcaacccatggtggtctggatttggagtcacactcaaaattaaagtggaaaaccacactacaggctgatccaactttgatgtaatgtccttaaaacaagtaaaaatgaggctcagtagtgtgtgtggcctccacgtgcctgtatgacctccctacaacgcctgggcatgctcctgatgaggtggcggatggtctcctgagggatcttctcccagacctggactaaagcatccgccaactcctggacagtctgtggtgcaacgtggcgttgttggatggagcgagacatgatgttccagatgtgctcaattggattcaggtctggggaacgggcaggccagtccatagcatcaatgccttcctcttgcaggaactgctgacacactccagccacatgaggtctagcattgtcttgcattaggaggaatccagggccaaccgcaccagcatatggtctcacaaggggtctgaggatctcatctcggtacctaatggcagtcaggctacctctggcgagcacatggagggctgtgcggccccccaaagaaatgccaccccacaccatgactgacccaccgccaaaccggtcatgctggaagatgttgcaggcagcagaacgttctccatggcgtctccagactctgtcacgtctgtcacgtgctcagtgtgaacctgctttcatctgtgaagagcacagggcgccagtggcgaatttgccaatcttggtgttctctggcaaatgctaaacgtcctgcacggtgttgggctgtaagcacaacccccacctgtggacgtcgggccctcataccaccctcatggagtctgtttctgaccgtttgagcagacacatgcacatttgtggtctgctggaggtcattttgcagggctctggcagtgcttctcctgctcctccttgcacaaaggcggaggtagcggtcctgctgctgggttgttgccctcctacggcctcctccacgtctcctgatgtactggcctgtctcctggtagcgcctccatgctctggacactacgctgacagacacagcaaaccttcttgccacagctcgcattgatgtgccatcctggatgagctgcactacctgagccacttgtgtgggttgtagactccgtctcatgctaccactagagtgaaagcaccgccagcattcaaaagagaccaaaacatcagccaggaagcataggaactgagaagtggtctgtggtccccacctgcagaaccactcctttattgggggtgtcttgctaattgcctataatttccacctgttgtctattccatttgcacaacagcatgtgacatttattgtcaatcagtgttgcttcctaagtggacagtttgatttcacagaagtgtgattgacttggagttacattgtgttgtttaagtgttccctttattttttttgagcagtgtatatttaatggtctcgttgcaaaagctaaattgtcgcaagggaacttttatttattttatttcacctttatttaacccgggtagcaaagattatagcaaacaccactgaaacggaattggtgctcgctagctttgcaagttcagctattgttggaagccagccaatatgaaacaaacgattaaaattacaaaaggttgcagtatatgttgtgtaaatggtgaactcatacagctgtcaactcttgtcactgcaatccgtttcacatttgctagctaccttttagatcgaagcccatatagaatgatagaagaaaaggagatagaagcccatctcctactgttaataacctacacactgtgtgtgtgtagccagccaggtagaaaaatggcagaaaaaagacagacttcagagtatttttcagtacactaaaatgcaaagtaagaaccctagtagcctaatatctcaaagactagttgataaaatgttcataagaaagaagtgaaatgctaatagaaatgtttcacaatgatgtcattaggcagagcaggcaacagatggcacacagacagcagagttggggacagatatgcagggacagactggcagagacatggagtttcaggtaagtttgttgagtctttggcaacattatgaaaggttctcaatttgttttacttgtaaaataggaacataattggaaaatgccatggatacccccactctcaacttaaactggtgactgaactaagatttgttaaaggcaatggtattgctgtagTGATTAGTTGTGTCGtcttgggtaccggtagttaggagtacggcaaacaccttatttctttggttcctcaatatacatttaccatattacaacgtaggctatgtgttacagcactacttttggtgtccccctcaggaattgctcttgagaaaatttcatgtaattgtcccctccaaagttgatatcagattttcgcccctggagtCATGGTTATCTCCTTTCATGTACTCTGGACATGCGTTAGTAGTACCCAACTTGCTAATGATCATCAggtcgctaatggcctggtactcagggctctattgttcctctaACCGCTCTGACATCAATACAAATGCAatggaaaatcacatcaaacacttatcatcaaaccagtatcatgcttttaaaactcacctcaatgtgatgatcaatttgaagaaagaagttcaacagcaggttgaaactgagtgtaaaacatggttgttgtggatgttgtttcaaaccTTTTGTTCTTAGACCTGATGGTCCGATACTGTCTGGCAGATGGTAACATAGAGAACAGTCTCATTGAGTTGACAAAGATTTGTttgtgactgacacacacactctctctttctagtGCCTGTCTGCTCCGGAGAAAAACACCCATCTTTTAAAAAAAGTGAGACGACATGGTATGTCTCACCGGGCATTATTACACCTGCCAGATCAACCGTATCTTGCTCTTGCTCTGAGAGTGACCTTGAGGAGGAACACGTCCAACTTGTTGGCAGTTCTTCTAGTGCCTTGGATAGAGAAGCATCGGATCGCACAGctgttgactctctctctgtaagagcCTCACCTGAAAGAAAGACCATTGTTAGATCTTTTCAACAAACTATTGGTTCAATAactattgtttttacattttagaaGTCTGTGACTCCCTATCAATTTGAACCTAAAACCTGTGATCATGAGAACAAGGGAACATACTGGTAATGTTGTTTATTAACTTGATGTTGCCTTTTTTATTGATACAATTCAGGGAAAGCACAAAATTACCATTCTTCATTTGTGTTGTTCTGCCCTACAGGTTCCAGTGCCCCCATGCAGGTCTGTTCCAGTGCAGTATAACTGGACTAGTatttgagatggagggggagggagaggtgctCTATTGGACAGTCCCCTGGAACAGGAGGCTTCTAGCCCAGAGAGGCAAGAGGCCTGCAGGGCCCCTGTTTAAGTTTACATGTCTCCAAGGGTCTGTCGGTCAGCTACACCTCCCACACTGTGAGCTCTATGATCGTGAGTGGTGATTTGATAAAAGTCCTAATACTTTACGACTGATTTGATTCTGAAGGAGCATATGCTTTTCATTTACCTATCATCTGCATCAACATTGTTTTGAATTGCCATAAAAATCTCAGCACGTCATGAAATTCTAGAAATATATTTCTTTCCTAGAGGGTGGATGTGACTTCCTGTCTGTAGCCCATGTGACTGATGACAAAAAAGTGGAATTTATCGATAACCTTGAGCTAACAGACACACATGTCATAATACATGTCACTGGATTCTCTAAGTATGGCATCGTCAGTGAAGAATGCAGGCCCATCTCTCCTATCGATACCCTTGTCTTGTTATTCTACCAACTCCCAGATGTTGACAAGAGGTCCATCCTGAAGGTTTTGTTGCTTCCCAGTAATGTTGTACTCAAGGAGGTAGGCATATCAAAAAACCCTATACCTTTGCTGGAATTCAATTAAATACACACTGTGAATAATGCAGAACATTATCACTGTGTCACAAAAAGGCAGACATGCTTTGAGTAATGTATCTACCCGgtatagccagaagaggactggccacccatcagAGCCACTGTACTTCTGCCTCTGAATTTCTTGCTCTTAGTTTTTTGGTGggtaactgctgatgtaaaaagggctttataaaagaCATTTGTTGATTGACTTAGATAAGGTTTACCATACAAAACCAAGCATTACAAACACATAATGAATATAAGTGAAGCGTTTACAAGGGGCACAAACGTGTTATTATGTGTTTAATGTGTGAGATACATCCTCAGTGTATTTCTTCTTGACTCAATTGAAGCACAATTTATCTGTCCATTCCATATCTGTCTTCTCAAGGTACGGGAGGAAAGGAGAAGCAGCAATGGGGATAGAGAAATCTACCTTGAAACAACTTCTCACTGCCAACTCACCCCGAAGCAAGAATACACCCTCTCCACCGATCTTACAGATGACCATCGAATAAAACCAACGGTGATATCTGAGATGAGCTAGAAAATGTTGCTTGCCAATTATTTTATTATCTTGTGTATTCAAATGACAATTTGATTGACTAAACAAACACTTCTTTTACAGAAAGCATCATTTGTTGATTTCCAGTCCTATGAAAACTACATTCCAACATTTCAGTTGTTCATGCAATCGATTGTTAAAGAAGCAAATATTTTTCTGAACGAAAATGGCAGTGATACATTTGTATGGGATGGACTTGTCTGGCTTCCAGGTAACTGAAATTGAAAGGTCAAAGTGCGCAATCCACATGTGCAAGAAATACTAGAACTATTGGTCATTTTGCTGTTGTCATTTATTTTGAtcaatatgttttatttatttgtaaaacaatgttgttatttatgatAGTGTATTTATATGATCATGATGACTTATTGTAATAGATGCAGTCTTTCATCAGATAGCAACAAAAATGTGTTTCTCATCCACAGCCTCACTAACAGAATTCACGTCTACAGGTAACTTTACTCATCTCAACTTCTACTTAGCCTCATCACGAATGGCAATCTCACAATTTAAACATTATGGAAAAATCTAAATTAAATAAATCCAATTAAAATCTATTTAAAATGCACCATTGTAGCTATCCTAATGGTCCTGAGTTGTCAAAATAGTTATTATTACTTTTAgtgatttttgaaaatgtattttggaTGTCAAGTCTCAATTTTAAATACGTATTTTTAATTTCTCAGTTTTGGCCCCTCCACCTGTAACTCCTATCCCCCCTGGTCGAGCCTTCATTACAAAACACAGAATGGCGCTAGAGACTCGTCTGGGAGTCTTGCGACCCATACTCCTGCATCTCCAGCAACCGGACCGGGGGGTTCTGATTgacgaggagagggaggaggtgctCAGCAAAACCCCAAAGACCCTGCAGAACCAAGCTCTACTGGATATGGTGATCAGAAAGGGGGCCCGCGCCCAGGAACACTTCTACCAAGCCCTGAGAGAAGCAGACCGCTGCCTGGTTGAAGACCTGGAAGAGCAGACAGCCTGAGAGGTGGCAATAGACACAAGAAGATCAGGGTGTATTTATAGCTCAGGGACTCAGATGTTCTTAGTGGTGTGACAGAATTGTTCATATTTCTTTAGTGTATAGATTTATAGAACATTAtttttcatgtttttattttcctaCATAAACACATTTTTGTGATGCATTTCTACAGTTGATCTCAGGTTGAAGACACTCATGAATTTCGGGGTACAGACAAGCTCGGGGACTCTAACCTAACGTTGCAGGCGTAAAATAAACCTACAGGGAATCCAATGCTGTAGTGTATACATACAAAGGAATTTGTATTGCATTTGATACATTTTCATGTAAGCTTGTGGAGTCTGATTCCTCTCAAGCTTTTGTGGCGTACCCCAGGTTAGCCACCAGGGGGAGCCGCGTTGAGGCCTGGTGATAGACGGAGTCTACATCACACAGtgatggctccctctgctggatgTGTCAGGTCTCGACGGGGtctccggccaggactaattggggctgattatgctttgtgagtaatcaaggggctgattgctcaccagctggacGAGTCCCATTAAAGCTGCCAGAAGGACAGCACATGGGAGTGGGGACTGGGGAAGAGAGGTTATTGAAgcgataaggcccgagggggtgtggttattggccaatataccatggctaagggctgttcataAGCACGGCGCAACACGGagggcctggacacagcccttagccgtggtatattggccatatatcacaaacccccgaggtgccttattgctattataaactgttcaCCAACGGAATTAGggaagtaaaaataaatgttttgtcatacccattgtatatggtctgatataacacggttgtcagccaatcagcattcaaggttcaaatcacccagtttataatcctgTATAGTCGTGCTCAGTACCAGAGATAATGGAGGGAGCTTGGTTTTGTTCGCACAGGATACTGCTCAGAAGACCGTATCCTGGAGGAGGTCTCCTGGAGGAGACCTATTCTTTTttctttgtttattatttaaattAACACCATTGAATCCGAGCTAATACAATtttgtccgtgtctgatctgtgtaaatgtCTTGACCAAATCTCCTGGTCTGCCACACTTCCTTCCTACCAaggtgacccgtttcaggaaactaggcatatgacGCAAGTCACGAATTCACAGGATAGCCATTTGAAAATGTAAAGAAAATTTGAACAAAATGCTtttttggggcagaaatgcctcCTGGAACATGtgagctttcatgtgccttaataacaaacgtgtatgccatctgtaaatacgaatacaattgttatatTAGCCTTGTTGGttgagccacagaaaaagtcagcaaccttctcACTAGCCATAATTGGCTGAAGTAATGAGCGGGCTGGACATACTAAGAgaggagttcagattggtctgccatatagaaggcttctgtctatttgagctgatcAGTCTCCGTTGGTAATCCAGTTGAACAtggctttttaaaaaatgtattgtgtagtggagctgcataagtgttgctctccactttctgaaggGTTGAGTTTTGAAAtcggtggaattagagtatggtAGTTTAAAAGATGgcaaaaacacctgtctccggattacatcttcaaactaagggtaaCCGTGGCATGGCAACCATGGCATagcatccgtgacagggagacacgatcatcatgcatgatgatggtaagatagtctagctagctacattttcagatattacacatttctaattttgaaagaaagtggtttaatttcaagctaaagtgtactgtttaacagaaaaaaaaatatgtaactcTAAAAGGACTGTGTCCCACCCACTGGTCATCTAGACATGAGTCCCTTGCCGCCCTGAGATACAGATATGTGGATGTAATGAAGGCCCTCACCAAGATTGTGCTTTTAAGTGacaagaaggaggagagggatgatgcAGCAGCACTgaaaaagaaaatagaaaaaaaaaaatattttttggtaGTTCTGCAGACTAAGGTTATAGAAAATGTGAACGTCGTCTCCAAAATGGTACAGGCCAAAGACGCAGACTTGCACAGGGCAGTCAGCCTACTCAAGGACATGAGAGGTCCTGTCCGGATTCTGACAGAATTTTGAGAAGGCCAAAGTCACTGCAAAGACCCTTGCCGACAAATGGGGAGCTCAGAACGCATTTGAAGACACTCGGAGAAGGAAGGCGAGGTGTCATTTTGATGAACTATGCGAGGACGAGCGACTGTCTGATGGGGAGAGTAGTTTTAGAGTCAACGTCTTTAATGCAAACCTTGACATCGTTATCCACCAGCTGTCAAACAGATTTAAATGTCTGCGGGTAACATCGAGTCTGTTTGACTCCATCCATCCCACTACCCTGACCAACGCAGATGATGATGCGCTCTGCGAGACCGCCAGCCGGCTGGCTGAACATTACAGCAACGATATATCAGCAAGATTTCCCTGGCCAGTTACTCTCTTTCAGGGCCTGTTTTAAGAAGGAAATAGCAAAGCACATTACAGtgagagacctggccaagatgctCATTGTGGATTACAATTCAGTCAGTGCTACATTTGGGGAAGTAGTTACAGCGATACTCCTTTTTATGACTGCCTGTAACTGTAGCCAGTGCCGAGCGCTCCTTTTCCAAACTGAAAATAATTAAATCATACCTTAGGAGCAGCATGAGACAGGAGAGACTGGGTGGGTTGGCCATTCTGTCCATTGAAAACACCAGGGCCAGGACCATGGATTTGAATGCCTTAGTCAACGACTTCGCAGAGTGCAAGGCCCGTTGAATGCCAATCAAATGAGTGAGTAAGCTTGTATTTTTACAGGGTAGGCTACCCAGACAGCCTATATAAATCAAGCTTTATTGAGATTAATTTACATTGCTTGTAATCTGTCTTTGGAAACCATGTTCTTGTGCACGGCCGCTGAGCCATTTCATTGTCATCATAGCCTATATGTTTAACTAGGCTATAAGAATAATAGTAAGCACATACGCATCGTATACTGTTAAAAGACATGCTGCCATTTAAGCAATCTGTTTGAATGCTCTACTTGATcaatttgctggtgtttttgctATAGGCCACTGCGGGAAGCAGATTATTTGAAATACCGGTATGACAGTTTTGCCGCTGTGCATAACTTCAGCGAGCATGTACTGGGTCATTAgctgtgtttcagtgtttctgtCAAGAGATTGATCTATATTTTTATGTTTTATAATATAGGATATTGCCTATTATTTGCAGAGAAAATAGGGTGTTTTTTGACCGCTTTGTGCTTTCCGTGGTGCTGATCAATTTATACGGGTTAATTTCGGACCGCCGTTCATGGAGTTGAATGTATTGGCTATATTGCGGCTTCTCTGGTAACAGCCTCAAATGTGCCCTTCGATTAGGTTCTGCTCTGCTGTTACAATGCTTAGTAATATTAACACACAGCCTTACCAACAAAATAATTGTAATTTTAAGGGAAATATGGGTGGTGTTAGGTATGCGTAAATGGCTGTaagggagtcaggtgcaggagagcagattTTGGGTAGCAAACGGAGCCTTTTATTTAGGCGAACCAAAAACACACGGCACAACGAACACTAAATACAATACGGGTGTacataacccagcgcaaccagtctaacgtgcgcatacatgaaacaataaacaatcccacacaaagacatggggggaacagagggttaaatacacaacaagtaattgaggggattgaaaccaggtgtgaggaaaacaagacaaaacaaatggaaaatgaaaagtggatagatgatggctagaagacctgcgacgccgaccgccgagcgccgcccgaacaaggagaggacccgacttcggtggaagtcatgACAGGTGGTGATAGGGGCCTGTCATTTTTTGGGGAACCTGAGCCCGTCATGATTAAGCTACGCTACTGGACAGAGGTGAACCAATCAATAAAAAATCACAACCCCCTTCATAAATCGAGCATCATGCCTACAACATCAAGGAGCCTTTCCAGACTCTGAAGTCAGGAAGAATGAGTTTGGTGTCAGCCAGACTAACAGACTATGGCTTAACCCTGGCAAATGCTAACATTCTTTGTTATGAGATAGTTTCCTATGTGCTTTACTTACTTGCAGTACACAATCACCTTCTCTGCATTTTCCTTTTGGTCTCACAGCTGCTGTACGACCCAGGCCACCTCTGCTCAGATACCCCTCCTACCTCTGCAAGCGGTTATTGCCAGGTAAACATCAGTGTATCATCCTGTGTGGCTCATTTGGTAATGGTGTAGAGCAAGCTAAGCCAAGGTTATGGGTTTAACCCCCACAAAGATCAGAGACATATACAAAAAGTACAGTATTCAGTCTGTATAGTGTGAGCcacattggataaaagtgtctgctaagtgACATATTgtagactgaacaaaaatatataggaatatgcaacaatttcaaagattttactgagttacagttcaaataacTAAATCatccaatttaaataaataaattagtcccaaatctatggatttcacatgaccgggaatacagatatgcatctgttggtcacagatgccttaaaaagtgggggcgtggatcagaaaaccgatctgtatctggtgtgaccaccatttgcctcatgcaatgcgacacatctccttcgcatagagttgatcaggctgttaattgtggcctgtggaatgttgtcccactcgtcttcaatggctgtgcgaagttggtgggaactggaacgcactgtcgtacacgtcaatccagagcatcccaaacatgctcaatgggtgacaatgTCTGGTGAGTATTCAGGCCACGGAAGaaatgggacattttcagctaccAAAAATGTTGCAAAGATCCTTGTGACATTGGGCTGTGCattaccatgctgaaacatgaggtgatggtggcagatgaatggcacgacaatgggcctcaggatcttgttacggtatttctgtgcattgaaattggcatcaataaaatgcatttgtgttcgttgtccatagcttatttctgcccataccataaacccaccgccaccacggggcactgttcacaatgttgacatcgaCAAACCGTtctcccacacaacgccatacatgtggtctgtggttgtgaagccggttggacgtactgccaaattctctaaaacgacggaggagactctgtggcattgtgttgtgtgacaaaactgcacattttagagtggccttttattgtctcaagcagaaggtgcacctgtgtaatgaccatgctgtttaatcagcttcttgatatgccacacctgtcaggtggatggattatcttagcaaaggagACATATTAATTAACAGAGATCTAAACAAATT harbors:
- the LOC106564798 gene encoding uncharacterized protein isoform X2, with protein sequence MSTILYKPSVLRAEELKERSYLGLPSQLLPTLEELSTEELMRFQFYLTGGQLPGLCPVPESQLERADWRKTPQKYSPENAVKITVGILRRMNRNDLIEKLERDHRGGTCLMKGLDRLEEVGVARKRRKRYKPKILTGSLKKRKQEGPTVLSVPNLLLETLEKLSTVNLKRFQWHLTEDVLDKLPPIPESQLKNSNWQDTVDQIMQIYGPEKAVEITVVVLRLLYRNDLAEVLERSHRGAQGALDGKVANDRLDSLRHTDLQVEHGGTCLMRGLDRLEEGGAARKRRKRYKPKILTGSLKKRKQEGPTMLSVPNLLLETLEKLSTVKLKRFQWHLTEDVLDKLPPIPESQLKNSNWQDTVDQIMQIYGPEKAVEITVVVLRLLYRNDLAEVLERSHRGAQGALDGKVANDRLDSLRHTDLQVEHVPVCSGEKHPSFKKSETTWYVSPGIITPARSTVSCSCSESDLEEEHVQLVGSSSSALDREASDRTAVDSLSKSVTPYQFEPKTCDHENKGTYWFQCPHAGLFQCSITGLVFEMEGEGEVLYWTVPWNRRLLAQRGKRPAGPLFKFTCLQGSVGQLHLPHCELYDQGGCDFLSVAHVTDDKKVEFIDNLELTDTHVIIHVTGFSKYGIVSEECRPISPIDTLVLLFYQLPDVDKRSILKVLLLPSNVVLKEVREERRSSNGDREIYLETTSHCQLTPKQEYTLSTDLTDDHRIKPTKASFVDFQSYENYIPTFQLFMQSIVKEANIFLNENGSDTFVWDGLVWLPASLTEFTSTVLAPPPVTPIPPGRAFITKHRMALETRLGVLRPILLHLQQPDRGVLIDEEREEVLSKTPKTLQNQALLDMVIRKGARAQEHFYQALREADRCLVEDLEEQTA
- the LOC106564798 gene encoding uncharacterized protein isoform X4; translated protein: MKGLDRLEEVGVARKRRKRYKPKILTGSLKKRKQEGPTVLSVPNLLLETLEKLSTVNLKRFQWHLTEDVLDKLPPIPESQLKNSNWQDTVDQIMQIYGPEKAVEITVVVLRLLYRNDLAEVLERSHRGAQGALDGKVANDRLDSLRHTDLQVEHGGTCLMRGLDRLEEGGAARKRRKRYKPKILTGSLKKRKQEGPTMLSVPNLLLETLEKLSTVKLKRFQWHLTEDVLDKLPPIPESQLKNSNWQDTVDQIMQIYGPEKAVEITVVVLRLLYRNDLAEVLERSHRGAQGALDGKVANDRLDSLRHTDLQVEHGRAGNRWHTDSRVGDRYAGTDWQRHGVSVPVCSGEKHPSFKKSETTWYVSPGIITPARSTVSCSCSESDLEEEHVQLVGSSSSALDREASDRTAVDSLSKSVTPYQFEPKTCDHENKGTYWFQCPHAGLFQCSITGLVFEMEGEGEVLYWTVPWNRRLLAQRGKRPAGPLFKFTCLQGSVGQLHLPHCELYDQGGCDFLSVAHVTDDKKVEFIDNLELTDTHVIIHVTGFSKYGIVSEECRPISPIDTLVLLFYQLPDVDKRSILKVLLLPSNVVLKEVREERRSSNGDREIYLETTSHCQLTPKQEYTLSTDLTDDHRIKPTKASFVDFQSYENYIPTFQLFMQSIVKEANIFLNENGSDTFVWDGLVWLPASLTEFTSTVLAPPPVTPIPPGRAFITKHRMALETRLGVLRPILLHLQQPDRGVLIDEEREEVLSKTPKTLQNQALLDMVIRKGARAQEHFYQALREADRCLVEDLEEQTA
- the LOC106564798 gene encoding uncharacterized protein isoform X1 codes for the protein MSTILYKPSVLRAEELKERSYLGLPSQLLPTLEELSTEELMRFQFYLTGGQLPGLCPVPESQLERADWRKTPQKYSPENAVKITVGILRRMNRNDLIEKLERDHRGGTCLMKGLDRLEEVGVARKRRKRYKPKILTGSLKKRKQEGPTVLSVPNLLLETLEKLSTVNLKRFQWHLTEDVLDKLPPIPESQLKNSNWQDTVDQIMQIYGPEKAVEITVVVLRLLYRNDLAEVLERSHRGAQGALDGKVANDRLDSLRHTDLQVEHGGTCLMRGLDRLEEGGAARKRRKRYKPKILTGSLKKRKQEGPTMLSVPNLLLETLEKLSTVKLKRFQWHLTEDVLDKLPPIPESQLKNSNWQDTVDQIMQIYGPEKAVEITVVVLRLLYRNDLAEVLERSHRGAQGALDGKVANDRLDSLRHTDLQVEHGRAGNRWHTDSRVGDRYAGTDWQRHGVSVPVCSGEKHPSFKKSETTWYVSPGIITPARSTVSCSCSESDLEEEHVQLVGSSSSALDREASDRTAVDSLSKSVTPYQFEPKTCDHENKGTYWFQCPHAGLFQCSITGLVFEMEGEGEVLYWTVPWNRRLLAQRGKRPAGPLFKFTCLQGSVGQLHLPHCELYDQGGCDFLSVAHVTDDKKVEFIDNLELTDTHVIIHVTGFSKYGIVSEECRPISPIDTLVLLFYQLPDVDKRSILKVLLLPSNVVLKEVREERRSSNGDREIYLETTSHCQLTPKQEYTLSTDLTDDHRIKPTKASFVDFQSYENYIPTFQLFMQSIVKEANIFLNENGSDTFVWDGLVWLPASLTEFTSTVLAPPPVTPIPPGRAFITKHRMALETRLGVLRPILLHLQQPDRGVLIDEEREEVLSKTPKTLQNQALLDMVIRKGARAQEHFYQALREADRCLVEDLEEQTA